A DNA window from Onthophagus taurus isolate NC chromosome 1, IU_Otau_3.0, whole genome shotgun sequence contains the following coding sequences:
- the LOC111424702 gene encoding uncharacterized protein, translating into MSNLSIRASCTNRIITSISQRFQHNNPSAVEVKKKEEELTNILAKKFPNAKKIDVNDVSGGCGSMFDVVIASDDFKDMNLVKQHQMVTNALKEEIKLLHGIRIQTKLEHDTIDAMKKNNEVLISILRKNFPKAKKIDVNDISGGNGSVYDVTIASDDFKNTSFSEQNQLVSDSVEEAINWLRGIKLQTKFQLSHSCEIEAKMKKMVLISTLTKKFPNAEKIDVNDASGGFGSIFDVVIVCNEFEDVPLMTLNQMVTDALKDEFKLFHGTRIQTKFLQCTPEEDLKKKLISILIKKFPNAYKLDVSYRNSTFDVVIVSDEFKNISLAKQHQMVINALKEEMKLLRGYKIQTKLVPTM; encoded by the exons ATGTCAAATCTCTCAATTCGCGCATCATGCACAAACCGTATAATAACCAGTATATCACAAAGATTTCAACACAACAACCCATCAGCAGTTGAGGTAAAAAAGAAGGAGGAAGagttaacaaatattttagcAAAGAAATTTCCGAATGCAAAGAAAATCGATGTAAATGATGTTTCTGGTGGATGCGGGTCCATGTTCGACGTTGTTATTGCTTCCGACGATTTTAAGGATATGAATTTAGTGAAGCAACATCAAATGGTGACCAATgctttaaaagaagaaatcaaaTTGCTTCATGGAATTAGGATACAAACGAA gTTAGAACATGATACAATTGACGCAATGAAAAAGAACAACGAAGTATTGATAagtatattaagaaaaaattttcctaaagcaaaaaaaattgatgtgaATGATATATCTGGCGGAAATGGATCTGTTTACGACGTTACAATCGCTTCtgatgattttaaaaacacGAGTTTTTCAGAGCAAAATCAGTTGGTGTCCGATTCTGTAGAAGAAGCAATTAATTGGCTTCGTGGGATCAAATTGCAAACAAA gTTTCAGCTCTCCCATTCGTGCGAAATTgaagcaaaaatgaaaaaaatggttttaataaGTACACTAACTAAGAAATTCCCGAATGCTGAGAAAATCGATGTAAACGATGCTTCCGGCGGATTCGGATCTATTTTCGACGTAGTCATCGTTTGTAACGAATTTGAAGATGTACCTTTGATGACACTAAATCAAATGGTAACAGACGCGTTAAAAGATGAATTTAAACTGTTTCATGGAACTAGAATACAAACAAA gtTTTTGCAATGTACACCTGAAGaggatttaaaaaagaaattgattagtatattaataaagaaatttccgAATGCTTATAAACTCGATGTAAGTTATCGCAATTCTACGTTTGATGTTGTCATCGTTTCTGATGAATTTAAGAATATAAGTTTGGCGAAGCAACATCAAATGGTGATAAATgctttaaaagaagaaatgaaattacTTCGTGGGTATAAAATACAAACGAAATTGGTGCCAACAATGTGA